From the Papaver somniferum cultivar HN1 chromosome 2, ASM357369v1, whole genome shotgun sequence genome, the window GTGAGGTTGAATTTCTCGTTAATGGAATGGGATAAGGTGAATAATATCGGGGATCATGTTCTATTTCTTGGCAGTCGTACAACCACAGGTTGTTGCTCAGCAGCTGAGTTGGGATTCACGAGTGGTTGTTTGCTTTTCGTATTCTATGATAATCCAAGTCTGTACAAATTCGAAATTGAAAGTGCGGGCAATACAGTTACTTTGCCGCGTGTATGGCCAACAGAATTCTTTGATTCATCAAGGGATTGGGTCATTATGCATTTTAACGTGCATGATTAAGTGGAAAATATGCTTGGAAAAGATGAAGAAAGTGGCTTCTCAATGACACTAGAAACCGAAACATGTACAACTAGGGTTGTTAACTATGAGAATCAAGGTGGAAAATGCAATGCAGGAGAAGTGGAAGCTGCAAGCTACTGGAATAATCTTAATGAAGACATTGTGGGGTTTATAGCAAATAAACTTCATGGATCAGATTATAAGCATTTTCGTTCAGTGTGCAAAGGAAATAGAGCGATAATGCCTACAATAAAAGCGGCATCGTATTTATCTCCATGGCTCGTGTTCTCTAGACACCAAGACTACACTATCTACAATGTCTTAAACCCCATGTATAACAACGATAACTACGCTATCAACCTCTCTGATCTAGCTGGGTGTACAATTTGTTTTCAGAAGGGCGGTTGGCTACTAATAACGAGAAGGGAAAACATGTTTTTCTATAATCCCTTCACACGAGAGACGGTGAGACTTCCAGACATTGATATAAAAAGAGGTGATTTTTATTCAGTcgtatgtttttcttctttgccGACTTGTTCAGACTGCATAGTTTTCGTTATGGATGAAAAGATCGAAACATTCTGTATCAATTTCATTAGAAGGGGAGAATCACATTGGAGTTCTTGTATCTTTGATAAAACTCATATCGGAGTGAAAACTTCAGTCCTCAACACCGCCGTTTTTCACGATGGGACTTTCTTTTGCGTAAATTATCTGGGAACTATGGATGTTTTTTCTGCAAAGGATAAGAGTTGGAGAAATCTTGGGAAACCCCATGAGCAATTTGATAACTATAGTTTCAAGGTTACTTAGTAGAGTGTGCCGGAGATCTTTTATTAGTGCATGTGAAAATGAAATATCTCAGAAAGATGTCGGTTAAGATTTTAAAGCTGAATTTCTCTGAGATGGAATGGGTAAAAGTTGAAAGTTTGGGAGATCATATGTTATTCATTAGCCACACCTCATGTGTATCGGCAGTTGCTCCCAATAGTTACATGAAGAACCAGGTCTATTTCCCTAGATTTCATTTGGATGACAGTGGGATCGTGTTCTATTCACTTGAAACAGGTAGTTATCACTCTGTTGGGAGCTAGCGTTCTGCAACAAATTTATACGACACAAAAGGCTGGCTTAAAAACTGCACTTGGATTGAACCTAATAGGTTGAAGTCCACATCTCAGGAGCTCGACTGGCTCAAGAGACATTCATAAACAACTGAAAGTTTGTTTAATATCTCATCTTTCCAAGGAA encodes:
- the LOC113351025 gene encoding F-box/kelch-repeat protein At1g57790-like, whose translation is MLGKDEESGFSMTLETETCTTRVVNYENQGGKCNAGEVEAASYWNNLNEDIVGFIANKLHGSDYKHFRSVCKGNRAIMPTIKAASYLSPWLVFSRHQDYTIYNVLNPMYNNDNYAINLSDLAGCTICFQKGGWLLITRRENMFFYNPFTRETVRLPDIDIKRGDFYSVVCFSSLPTCSDCIVFVMDEKIETFCINFIRRGESHWSSCIFDKTHIGVKTSVLNTAVFHDGTFFCVNYLGTMDVFSAKDKSWRNLGKPHEQFDNYSFKVT